A single region of the Leptodactylus fuscus isolate aLepFus1 chromosome 5, aLepFus1.hap2, whole genome shotgun sequence genome encodes:
- the SPIC gene encoding transcription factor Spi-C yields MYNRTDCAIIVLNIACRNTVREFIMNFMEPDILCEDFEDALEVLQGNSTYINETLQPTDESKNYPSIFNSHPQCNICITTPSEDIITHMWMDPTVNPNSFMDYMQDNMQYGHEYYLNDTCHSSRVPQKYAGKKKLRLYEYLHEALYDPDMFHCIQWVDEANGVFQFVSKNKEKLAEVWGKKKGNRKIMTYQKMARALRNYGRTGEIIKIRRKLTYQFSELVLQRLSPATAMAKEAVYCQYVQPGMEYWSSHECGEPDKYSYNSNVYHYSHQYT; encoded by the exons ATGTATAATAGAACAGACTGTGCA ATCATTGTGCTAAATATTGCATGCAGGAATACCGTGCGTGAATTCATTATG AATTTTATGGAACCGGACATATTATGTGAAGACTTTGAAGATGCCCTAGAGGTACTACAGGGAAATTCTACCTACATCAATGAAACTCTGCAACCAACAG ATGAAAGCAAAAATTATCCGAGCATCTTCAATAGCCATCCGCAATGTAACATCTGTATAACAACACCTTCTGAGGATATAATTACACATATGTGGATGGATCCAACT GTAAATCCTAACTCATTTATGGATTATATGCAGGACAATATGCAGTATGGTCATGAATATTACCTAAATGACACATGTCATTCTTCTAGAGTCCCTCAAAAATATG CAGGGAAGAAAAAACTCCGTCTCTATGAGTATCTTCATGAGGCTCTGTATGACCCTGACATGTTCCATTGTATTCAGTGGGTGGATGAAGCCAATGGTGTCTTCCAATTTGTctccaaaaacaaagaaaaactggCTGAAGTCTGGGGAAAGAAAAAGGGAAATCGTAAAATCATGACCTACCAGAAAATGGCCAGAGCTCTACGGAATTATGGCAGAACTGGGGAAATTATTAAAATCAGAAGAAAGCTAACATATCAGTTCAGTGAGCTGGTCTTACAGAGACTGTCCCCTGCCACAGCAATGGCAAAAGAAGCTGTATACTGCCAATATGTGCAGCCGGGCATGGAGTACTGGAGTAGCCATGAGTGCGGGGAGCCTGATAAGTATTCCTACAACAGTAATGTATATCATTACAGCCATCAGTACACATAA